In Antedon mediterranea chromosome 10, ecAntMedi1.1, whole genome shotgun sequence, one genomic interval encodes:
- the LOC140060434 gene encoding uncharacterized protein isoform X7, with product MASTVDDFMLHPLVVWVKTVSKDGGLLSYADLIDGKYLNTVMAKINCRSSDVSVSNELNREVNSRIQNLDRLLKSIRVYYQDSLEQLIVMELPRIFTIAKDPVSEEAFNEIQKLLLLMLGCAVQCELKQEFVEGIKLLDIHVQHAIVNHIQEITDNNENVCSLNWGEFVDMSMEQIDLQSRNMFSHMKRIVKERDNYSETIMELSQEKDFLQVQIEGRKSISPPMSPTANRHQMTVELAETKAKLRRTRQEMEEKAEQALEYKEELDRFGQQLHKLRQENLTLVQDARSARVYRDELDALKEQASKVDKYEIEISKYRERLNEMEYVKRRVEELRQDNQLLHETNALLQDQVETFQSKGDRVRDLEADLLRYKSQIDTLQEQRETDNDKLQEMVEENARLQMDHRQSLNESASLGHELEMAKLVSPSGNSLSKECNDSASSKIVRLERENQKLLSELQTLQESFQTDSKGKLLQKENERLCQKIEKLQVASSSEMQNFFDLETENGNLKKEKGQLEEMMQTEKEMSERQVKELENENEQLTHTIDTLRERNQKNVDHRIRDIENENRKLHEEMKESQNKLSKVEFDNKQLQKKLETLIDNAKRLEEIEQSLSDSVRENDKLNRTVDMLNIRCDKYEELERENMVLEVQKDKLENEKHQQEKTLKDLRVHCQKLEQYEADNVQLRSRLQTLQKTLDTMKDNMSKVLELEHDKEELDRQNRQLQKSIVALKSSQERGSQLEVDYIELETQNKQLHKAIELNKLKIEKLEKENQELDNQVERLKEDLKKSSESQKLSSKMVEDLEKDNRTLELEKETIEKDKRRLDKENNRLKMSLEGKDSEIDAASSKIATLQRDIKHTQKSAEKNKEIAERVKELEVENRDLLKQSTLDKKTLATLREELVNEKIRTQQQDNDLEKLSTELDRIGLNKDKLMREELREDESRIKALQSQMEDTLNRSMEIKDEKIKSLEQRLQESTGRNQKMNEEIRLVKREYDSLQQQTIEDERSTMDGPGRASVKRTDSDKIHAKQIIQMKDHLVELERENATLLAENNNLKSQKEGFTTQTANLQTENKAYQSKIGMLQEQSSNLQSQHAKLQVEQATIGSQISTLQSENSNLQTQVSSLELDAEKSKSKLEEMEGTYDSLLSNYDQLTQLHENLNQEYESLINEHSTLKSELKVAKSEFENVKEQREEMEKKKVDMLLLQSSLRQEEDSIRKMKRDKSYGTLERDHESLQHIYDRLNKEYKELEEKHNTVKGQYRTLQRDHTVLQGELHDAKDRCQQMEIESSKVAHRCELLNHLNGNLEEENKKLMEQLSQLMAQNQELLVSTLESKELHHEEQKQLVEKLNNLRRQKEKLEEKIMDQYKNHTSPQKSGSFSLESELSYQNTICSGNKGGGFSGLLKRIHKPRNKDKSKKERKYSLGNDSMDGMVDSPGETSSVGSGGGESIEGMTIEAAKRPADHDTFMSDDDQGNQSYIRRRSNLSKASMQNRKSMPAYVHEAQRDPVLQRKEVVHSSLSSEDLRMSKDDLDSLSSSSSTKRACIDKCHELLTLLDTSSGVISANGTAKPMAGSR from the exons GATTCTCTTGAGCAGTTGATTGTGATGGAGTTACCTCGCATCTTCACTATTGCGAAAGATCCTGTCAGCGAAGAGGCCTTCAACGAAATACAGAAGCTTCTATTACTCATGCTCGGGTGCGCCGTGCAGTGCGAACTAAAACAGGAATTTGTCGAAGGAATTAAACTGTTGGATATTCATGTACAACATGCTATTGTGAATCATATTCAAGAG ATAACCGACAATAATGAGAACGTATGCAGTCTGAACTGGGGTGAATTTGTGGACATGTCGATGGAACAGATAGATTTACAATCTCGAAATATGTTCAGTCATATGAAACGAATCGTCAAGGAAAGAGATAATTACTCGGAG ACCATTATGGAACTCAGCCAAGAGAAGGATTTTCTGCAGGTGCAAATTGAAGGACGCAAAAGCATTTCCCCACCGATGAGCCCCACCGCGAATCGGCATCAAATGACCGTCGAACTGGCGGAGACGAAAGCTAAGCTTAGACGGACGCGGCAAGAGATGGAAGAGAAAGCAGAACAAGCATTAGAATACAAAGAAGAGCTGGATCGATTCGGTCAGCAACTACATAAGCTGCGGCAAGAG AATTTAACTTTGGTTCAAGATGCAAGGTCTGCTCGTGTGTACAGAGACGAGCTTGATGCGCTCAAAGAACAAGCCAGTAAAGTTGACAAGTATGAAATTGAAATCAGTAAATATAGAGAAAGACTCAACGAAATGGAATATGTAAAGAGACGAGTTGAG GAACTGAGACAAGATAACCAACTTCTTCACGAAACAAACGCATTGCTCCAAGATCAAGTAGAAACGTTCCAAAGCAAAGGCGACAGAGTGCGAGATTTAGAAGCTGACCTGTTGCGCTACAAATCGCAGATTGACACGCTACAAGAACAGCGCGAGACGGACAATGACAAGCTGCAGGAGATGGTTGAAGAGAATGCACGACTGCAAATGGATCATCGACAAAGTTTAAACGAGTCTGCTTCGCTTGGTCATGAACTAGAAATGGCTAAACTTGTATCGCCAT CTGGTAATTCATTGTCGAAGGAATGCAACGATTCGGCTTCGAGTAAAATCGTCAGACTTGAAAGAGAGAACCAAAAGCTGTTGAGTGAGTTACAAACACTGCAAGAAAGCTTCCAGACAGACAGCAAAGGAAAATTATTACAGAAAGAAAATGAACGACTTTGTCAGAAAATAGAAAAACTTCAAGTGGCTAGTTCGTCAGAGATGCAAAATTTCTTTGATTTAGAGACAGAAAACGGAaacctaaaaaaagaaaagggaCAGTTGGAAGAAATGATGCAAACGGAAAAAGAAATGAGTGAAAGACAAGTAAAAGAACTAGAGAACGAAAACGAACAACTTACTCACACAATCGATACATTACGTGAACGAAATCAGAAAAACGTTGACCACCGGATTAGAgatattgaaaatgaaaatcgtAAATTACACGAAGAAATGAAAGAATCGCAGAATAAATTATCAAAAGTAGAGTTTGATAACAAACAATTGCAAAAGAAACTTGAAACGTTAATAGATAATGCAAAAAGGTTGGAAGAAATTGAACAATCCCTCTCCGATTCTGTTAGAGAGAACGATAAACTGAATCGAACAGTTGACATGTTGAATATTCGTTGCGATAAGTACGAGGAATTAGAACGCGAGAACATGGTACTTGAGGTTCAGAAAGATAAACTAGAGAACGAGAAACACCAACAAGAGAAAACTCTTAAGGATCTTAGAGTACATTGTCAGAAACTAGAGCAATATGAAGCCGATAATGTCCAGTTGAGATCAAGGTTGCAGACTCTCCAGAAGACACTGGATACTATGAAAGACAACATGTCAAAAGTTCTGGAACTGGAACACGATAAAGAGGAGTTAGACCGGCAGAATAGACAATTACAAAAATCAATCGTTGCTTTAAAATCGAGCCAAGAAAGAGGATCACAATTGGAGGTGGATTATATCGAGCTTGAAACACAGAATAAACAATTGCACAAAGCGATTgagttaaataaattaaaaattgaaaaattagaAAAGGAAAATCAAGAATTGGACAATCAGGTGGAAAGATTAAAAGAAGATCTGAAAAAATCGTCAGAATCTCAAAAATTATCCAGTAAAATGGTCGAAGATCTTGAGAAAGACAACCGTACATTAGAGCTTGAGAAAGAAACAATAGAAAAAGACAAGCGACGGCTAGACAAAGAAAATAATCGCTTGAAAATGTCTTTAGAAGGAAAAGATAGTGAAATTGATGCAGCCTCCTCAAAGATAGCAACACTTCAACGTGACATAAAGCATACTCAGAAATCAGCAGAAAAGAATAAAGAAATTGCAGAGCGGGTTAAGGAACTTGAAGTAGAAAACCGTGATCTCTTGAAACAGTCAACACTTGATAAAAAAACTTTGGCAACACTTAGAGAG GAACTTGTTAATGAAAAGATTCGGACCCAGCAACAAGATAACGATTTAGAAAAACTGTCAACAGAATTGGACCGTATTGGtctaaataaagataaattaatgAGAGAAGAGCTAAGAGAAGATGAAAG TCGTATCAAGGCCCTGCAGAGCCAAATGGAGGATACATTAAACAGAAGTATGGAAATTAAGGATGAGAAAATAAAATCACTAGAACAAAg attACAAGAATCAACTGGTCGCAACCAAAAGATGAACGAAGAGATCCGATTGGTGAAACGTGAGTACGACAGCCTTCAGCAACAAACAATAGAAGACGAAAGGTCAACAATGGATGGACCCGGAAGAGCGTCAGTTAA GAGAACTGACAGTGATAAGATTCATGCCAAGCAGATTATTCAAATGAAGGATCATCTTGTGGAATTAGAGCGTGAG aATGCAACGTTATTAgcagaaaataataatttgaagtCGCAAAAAGAAGGTTTCACAACCCAGACAGCTAATCTACAAACAGAAAACAAAGCATATCAATCAAAGATAGGCATGCTACAAGAACAAAGTTCAAATCTCCAATCCCAACATGCAAAGCTACAAGTAGAGCAAGCCACTATTGGTTCGCAGATTTCAACGCTCCAGTCGGAGAACTCTAACCTCCAAACACAGGTTTCTTCACTTGAACTCGATGCAGAAAAATCAAAGTCAAAATTGGAAGAAATGGAAGGGACATACGACTCTCTTTTATCAAATTACGATCAATTAACACAGCTCCATGAAAATCTTAACCAAGAGTATGAAAGCTTAATTAATGAACATAGCACCCTCAAGAGTGAATTGAAGGTCGCAAAGAGCGAGTTCGAAAATGTGAAAGAACAGCGTGAGGAGATGGAGAAGAAAAAAGTTGATATGCTCCTTCTACAGAGCTCACTCCGTCAGGAAGAGGATTCCATACGGAAGATGAAGCGCGATAAATCTTATGGCACACTAGAACGGGATCATGAATCACTACAACATATTTATGACCGTTTAAATAAAGAGTACAAGGAGCTGGAAGAAAAGCATAACACTGTTAAAGGACAGTACAG gACTTTACAGCGAGATCACACGGTGCTACAAGGGGAACTTCATGATGCTAAAGACCGTTGTCAACAAATGGAGATTGAGAGCAGTAAGGTTGCACACCGGTGTGAG ttGTTGAATCATTTGAATGGCAACTTAGAAGAAGAGAACAAGAAACTGATGGAGCAACTAAGTCAGTTGATGGCACAGAATCAGGAGCTACTGGTGTCCACTCTGGAGAGCAAAGAACTACACCACGAGGAACAGAAACAACTTGT TGAAAAGTTGAACAATTTACGTCGTCAGAAGGAGAAACTTGAAGAAAAGATTATGGACCaatataagaaccacacatcGCCTCAAAAAAg CGGTAGTTTTAGCTTAGAGAGCGAACTAAGCTATCAAAATACAATCTGTTCTGG GAATAAGGGAGGTGGTTTTAGTGGACTTCTGAAACGGATACATAAG CCTCGAAATAAAGACAAATCTAAGAAGGAACGTAAGTACTCCCTGGGCAACGACAGCATGGATGGCATGGTAGACAGTCCAGGAGAGACATCTTCAGTCGGCTCTGGTGGTGGGGAATCGATTGAAGGAATGACAATAGAAGCGGCCAAACGGCCAG CTGATCATGACACCTTCATGAGTGACGACGACCAAGGTAATCAGTCCTATATTCGCCGTAGGAGCAACCTATCTAAGGCCTCGATGCAAAATCGTAAATCAATGCCAGCGTATGTGCACGAAGCACAGCGTGACCCGGTATTACAGAGGAAAGAAG TTGTGCATAGTAGTTTATCTTCTGAAGATCTTAGAATGTCAAAAGATGATTTGGATTCTTTGTCAAGTTCCTCGTCAACTAAGCGAG CATGTATAGACAAGTGTCATGAGTTACTAACCTTATTGGATACTAGTTCCGGTGTAATCTCGGCAAACGGCACCGCGAAACCAATGGCAGGTAGTAGATGA